A genomic stretch from Carassius auratus strain Wakin chromosome 37, ASM336829v1, whole genome shotgun sequence includes:
- the LOC113056391 gene encoding interferon regulatory factor 3-like, which yields MAQPKPLFIPWLTEQIQSGRYPGVCWINKEQRQFSIPWKHASRQDSNSDDVLIFKAWAQTSVGGDGRINGDPSVWKRNFRSALRAKGFKVIYDDKNDGANPHKVYQFPSEPHSAASGSEGSQETDFSQEQGAEESDVSPTHPPQGLEQDFTGLNLLDSSSQVHEVWNPDQMYMGLEDQILFQEPNPCPESQYNEFHYQILDTREPFPLAEGAVGGLGQIPASEGATAAGHHPPEYQPVGEGEGHQATVPVVSLDTFFQIKVFYKGKMVKEELVENVAGFRLMYQGNMDESMGSADLPVVTLPVPEGILDQIQAKHTNDILNNLGGLEIRKLDAVVCGHRWGSSRIYWGISKHENSQTPRELAKNTPEAIYYFKDYISRLKAFMQTNSESPSYALYFFLGEKWPDPKMKPWEKKLIMIEVILTSLEHLNMIAVANGASSLQSVELQLSLEQMMELC from the exons ATGGCCCAACCAAAACCACTCTTCATACCCTGGTTGACTGAACAAATCCAGAGTGGACGTTATCCCGGAGTGTGTTGGATCAATAAAGAACAAAGACAGTTCAGCATTCCATGGAAGCACGCTTCAAGACAGGACTCCAACAGTGATGATGTCCTCATATTCAAA GCCTGGGCACAGACGAGCGTCGGTGGAGATGGCAGGATCAACGGAGATCCCTCTGTTTGGAAGAGAAACTTCCGTAGCGCTCTTCGTGCTAAAGGCTTCAAGGTTATATATGACGACAAGAACGATGGCGCTAATCCACATAAAGTCTATCAGTTTCCATCTGAACCTCATTCTGCGG CTTCAGGATCCGAGGGCTCTCAAGAGACTGAT TTTTCACAAGAACAGGGTGCTGAGGAGAGCGACGTGTCCCCTA caCATCCACCTCAAGGTTTGGAGCAAGATTTCACGGGACTAAACCTTCTGGACAGTTCCTCACAAG TTCATGAAGTCTGGAATCCAGATCAGATGTATATGGGGCTTGAAGATCAAATACTCTTTCAGGAACCCAACCCATGTCCCGAATCCCAATATAATGAGTTCCATTACCAAATATTGGACACTCGTGAACCATTTCCTTTAGCTGAGGGGGCAGTCGGTGGTTTGGGGCAGATTCCGGCGTCTGAGGGGGCGACGGCTGCGGGTCATCATCCCCCAGAATATCAACCAGTCGGTGAAGGAGAGGGTCATCAGGCGACCGTTCCTGTGGTATCACTGG ACACTTTTTTTCAGATTAAGGTTTTTTACAAAGGGAAGATGGTGAAAGAAGAGTTGGTGGAGAATGTTGCTGGTTTCAGACTGATGTATCAGGGAAACAT GGACGAATCCATGGGCAGTGCTGATCTTCCAGTGGTCACACTTCCTGTTCCTGAAGGTATTCTGGATCAGATCCAGGCCAAGCATACGAACGACATTCTGAATAATCTGGGTGGTCTGGAGATCAGGAAATTGGACGCCGTGGTCTGTGGTCACCGTTGGGGATCAAGCAGGATCTATTGGGGTATAAGCAAACATGAAAATAGCCAAACACCCAGAGAGCTCGCCAAAAACACACCTGAAGCCATCTACTACTTCAAAGATTACATATCAC GTTTGAAGGCCTTTATGCAGACAAACAGTGAATCTCCTTCTTACGCTCTGTACTTCTTTCTGGGAGAGAAGTGGCCCGACCCCAAAATGAAGCCGTGGGAGAAGAAACTCATCATGATTGAG gTTATTCTGACTTCACTGGAGCATTTGAATATGATTGCTGTTGCAAACGGGGCGTCTTCTCTGCAGTCGGTGGAGCTCCAGCTCTCTCTGGAGCAAATGATGGAGCTGTGTTAG
- the LOC113056392 gene encoding synembryn-A gives MACSGEDTLTAMNIERIIECIREDDQKGLKAELQQFNREYAQCFFYDSEERERRRRLEMEEFRKNKVRDYMSDSDSDYDESSNPDVILRQALAMVLIRFLQTEPQGRLLKVCLRSIRILSRDKKVLGPLITDRALLTLAHLGDISNAPVPKEDSDGDSDPYNDIMEAISESKFGRADEDERGSEEDDGSEAVSGDVNDPVVWGQSDWCGERKASTFSNMSLIPSRRRSSVFKALTRGKRDSRGSLGGGEEEEEEKEEKVDEVSRKEVMKIFCNIVYNSAWAQERASELGLLCGLTEKLSKEFQSASSPCGQFYTLRFMFLLTALRPELRAQLKQEGGVPLLTTVLEKSLSVQWKEQYEVVLDPTAPPISVEDSQQAQEALKILFNITHSTHTQEPEEEDASLYRHLAAVLRHCLMLSCEEEEATDELKGHAANMLSALPLSCLDVLVSVPLGPDSQQINGANMDCVHNLLIYMERKLEQGEKVKERLTPVLNLLTECSRGHRDTRHYLRQQILPPLRDASTKPEEGNTMRNRLVRLMTHLDTELKHCAADLLFVLCKENVRRFVKYTGYGNAAGLLATRGLLGGQRSKATSSGTQYSSDSDSDTEEYRQIKDRVNPVTGQVEEEQPDPMEGMTEEEKEEEAHRLISLFNKLSKDNMIQPMGLDEEGQLVPLSELRDLSEEERKSEEEHDDLENVE, from the exons ATGGCATGCTCAGGTGAAGACACGCTCACAG CGATGAATATAGAGAGGATTATCGAGTGTATCCGAGAGGATGATCAGAAAGGACTGAAGGCAGAACTACAGCAATTTAATCGAGAG TATGCACAGTGTTTCTTCTATGATTCggaggagagggagagaagaaGA AGGCTGGAAATGGAAGag TTCCGAAAGAATAAAGTGCGGGATTATATGTCAGACTCTGATTCAGACTATGATGAATCCAGTAACCCAGATGTCATTCTGAGACAG GCTCTGGCTATGGTTTTGATCAGGTTCCTCCAGACTGAACCGCAAGGGCGTCTGCTGAAAGTATGCCTGAGATCCATCCGGATTCTCTCCAGGGACAAAAAGGTTTTGGGCCCTCTGATCACTGACAGAGCGCTTCTCACTCTTGCACATCTGGGTGACATCAGCAATGCACCTGTTCCCAAAGAAGACAGCGACGGTGACTCTGACCCCTATAATGACATCATGGAGGCTATTTCTGAGAGCAAATTTGGTCGAGCGGACGAGGATGAGCGCGGCAGTGAGGAAGACGATGGTTCTGAGGCAGTTAGCGGTGATGTGAACGACCCTGTGGTCTGGGGTCAGAGTGATTGGTGTGGTGAGCGCAAGGCCAGCACTTTTTCAAACATGAGCCTCATTCCTTCTCGCAGGAGGAGCAGCGTTTTCAAAGCTCTGACGCGAGGTAAAAGAGACAGCAGAGGAAGCCTTgggggaggagaggaggaggaggaggaaaaagaagaaaaagttgaTGAAGTCAGTAGAAAGGAAGTCAtgaaaatcttctgtaacattgtTTACAATAGTGCTTGGGCACAAGAGAGAGCCAGCGAACTCGG TCTCCTCTGTGGTCTGACAGAAAAGCTAAGTAAGGAGTTTCAGTCTGCATCTTCCCCCTGTGGTCAGTTTTACACACTCCGGTTCATGTTTTTACTGACAGCGTTGAGACCTGAACTCAGAGCACAGCTGAAACAA GAGGGAGGAGTGCCATTATTAACAACGGTGCTGGAGAAGAGTTTATCAGTCCAGTGGAAGGAGCAATATGAAGTGGTGCTGGATCCTACAGCGCCTCCTATTAGTGTGGAGGACTCACAGCAGGCTCAGGAGGCCCTGAAGATTCTTTTTAATataacacacagcacacacactcagGAACCAGAAGAG GAAGATGCGTCTCTCTATCGCCACCTGGCGGCAGTTCTGCGTCACTGTCTGATGCTCTCCTGTGAGGAAGAGGAAGCTACAGATGAATTAAAGGG gCATGCAGCGAATATGCTGTCTGCTCTCCCACTGAGCTGTCTAGACGTTCTGGTGTCTGTGCCTCTGGGTCCAGACTCACAACAGATCAATGGAGCCAACATGGACTGTGTGCACAACCTGCTCATCTACATGGAGAGAAAACTGGAGCAG GGAGAAAAGGTCAAAGAGAGACTGACTCCTGTGCTGAACTTGCTGACCGAATGCTCCAGAGGTCACAGAGACACGAGACACTACCTCAGACAACAG ATTCTGCCTCCGTTAAGAGATGCCAGCACTAAACCTGAGGAGGGAAACACCATGAGGAATCGTCTGGTCAGATTGATGACCCACCTGGACACTGAGCTCAAACACTGCGCTGCTGACCTGCTCTTCGTGCTGTGCAAAGAGAACG TCAGGCGTTTCGTGAAGTACACTGGATATGGAAATGCTGCTGGGCTCCTGGCCACTAGAGGCTTGCtaggaggtcagaggtcaaaggcCACATCATCAGGCACGCAGTACTCTAGCGATTCAGACTCGGACACCGAGGAGTACCGGCAGATTAAAGACCGAGTGAATCCAGTGACGGGACAGGTGGAAGAGGAGCAGCCTGATCCGATGGAGGGAATGacagaggaggagaaagaggaggaggcTCACCGGCTCATCAGTCTTTTTAACAAACTCTCAAA GGATAATATGATTCAGCCGATGGGACTGGACGAAGAGGGTCAGCTGGTGCCTCTGTCGGAGCTCAGGGACCTTTCAGAGGAGGAGAGGAAATCAGAGGAAGAACATGATGACCTGGAGAATGTAGAGTAG